One window of the Puntigrus tetrazona isolate hp1 chromosome 13, ASM1883169v1, whole genome shotgun sequence genome contains the following:
- the prkg1a gene encoding cGMP-dependent protein kinase 1a isoform X3, which yields MRSEWDSDPDDCDWGDSEEEDNQQTLREDIRTANVIAAESVTCLVIDRDSYKHLIGGLEDVSNKGSEDAEAKAKYEAENAFFSNLNLSDFNIIDTLGVGGFGRVELVQLKSDEMKTFAMKILKKRHIVDTRQQEHIRSEKLIMQEAHSDFIVRLYRTFKDSKYLYMLMEACLGGELWTILRDRGNFDDSTTRFYTACVVEAFAYLHSKGIIYRDLKPENLILDHRGYAKLVDFGFAKKIGFGKKTWTFCGTPEYVAPEIILNKGHDISADYWSLGILMYELLTGSPPFSGPDPMKTYNIILRGIDMIEFPKKITKNAANLIKKLCRDTPSERLGNLKNGVKDIQKHKWFEGFNWDGLRKGTLTPPIIPNVTSSTDTSNFDSFPEDNEDPPPDDNSGWDTDF from the exons ATGAGGTCAGAGTGGGATTCAGACCCTGATGACTGCGACTGGGGTGACAGTGAGGAAGAGGACAATCAGCAAACTCTGAG GGAGGACATCAGAACAGCTAACGTCATCGCAGCAGAGTCTGTCACCTGCCTCGTGATTGACAGAGA CTCATACAAACACCTGATTGGAGGTCTGGAAGACGTATCTAACAAAGGCAGTGAAGACGCAGAGGCAAAAGCAAA ATACGAGGCAGAGAACGCATTCTTCTCCAACCTAAACCTGTCTGACTTCAACATCATCGACACTCTTGGCGTTGGAGGATTCGGTCGTGTTGAGCTG GTGCAGCTCAAGAGTGACGAGATGAAGACATTTGCGATGAAGATCTTAAAGAAGCGTCACATTGTGGACACGAGACAGCAGGAGCACATCCGCTCGGAGAAACTGATCATGCAGGAGGCACATTCAGACTTTATAGTCAG actcTACAGAACTTTTAAGGACAGTAAGTATCTCTATATGCTGATGGAGGCGTGTTTAGGTGGAGAACTCTGGACTATTCTCAGAGACAG GGGCAACTTTGACGATTCAACTACGCGTTTTTACACAGCCTGCGTGGTTGAGGCATTTGCTTACCTGCATTCCAAAGGCATCATATACAGAGACCTCAAACCAGAGAACCTGATACTAGACCACAGAGGCTACGCCAAACTG gtgGATTTTGGCTTTGCTAAGAAGATCGGCTTTGGGAAGAAGACGTGGACATTCTGTGGTACACCGGAGTATGTGGCTCCAGAGATCATCCTGAATAAAGGTCACGACATCTCTGCAGATTACTGGTCCCTCGGTATCCTCATGTACGAGCTGCTGACCGGCAG tccaCCTTTTTCAGGACCGGATCCAATGAAAACATACAACATCATTCTTAGAGGCATCGACATGATAGAATTCCCcaaaaaaattaccaaaaatgCTGCCAACCTCATCAAGAAGCTATGCAG AGACACACCGTCTGAAAGACTAGGAAACTTGAAAAACGGTGTCAAAGACATCCAGAAGCACAA ATGGTTTGAAGGGTTTAACTGGGATGGGTTGAGAAAGGGGACGCTGACGCCCCCCATCATCCCTAAT GTAACATCATCCACAGACACCAGTAACTTTGATAGCTTTCCAGAGGACAACGAAGATCCGCCGCCTGATGACAACTCAGGCTGGGACACAGACTTCTAA